Genomic segment of Streptomyces alboniger:
TCGTCGACGCGGACCTGAGGGAGTTCTCCGCGGACTTCGTCTCGGGGATCGTGGGCCCGCTCCTGACCGATCCCGACGTGGCCTTCGTGAAGGCGATGTACGACCGTCCGCTCGGCGAGGCGACCGGCCAGGGCGGCCGGGTCACCGAGCTGATGGCGCGCCCGCTGCTGAACATGCACTGGCCGCTGCTCGCCGGGTTCGTCCAGCCGCTGGGCGGCGAGTACGCGGCCCGCAGGTCCCTCCTGGAGCGGCTGCCGTTCCCCGTCGGGTACGGCGTGGAGCTGGGCCTGCTCGTCGACGCGCTGCACACGGTCGGCCTGGACGCGCTGGCGCAGGTGGACGTCGGCGTACGCAAGCACCGCCACCAGGACGGGCAGGCGCTCGGGCGGATGGCGGCGGCGATCTACCGGACGGCGCAGGTGCGGCTCGCGCGCGGGCACCTCGTACGCCCGGAGCTGACGCAGTTCGAGCGGGGTGAGCGGGGCTTCGTGCCGCGGACGTACGCGGTGGACACGGAGGAGCGGCCGCCGATGACGGGCATCGCGGAGTACGCGCACCGACGCGTGGCGTGAGCGCCTGACGGTCGTACGTTTGCCCGGCCCCGGGACGGGCTACGTTTTGCCACATGGTGTCCGAGCCCCGAACAGCAGCAGCGCAGGTACTCGTCGCGTCCAACCGCGGCCCCGTCTCGTACTCCGTGGGGAAGGACGGGGAGCTGACCGCCAAGCGCGGCGGCGGCGGTCTCGTCTCCGGGCTGAGCGCCATCGGTGACTCCCCCGAGGACCCCGCCGCCCTGTGGGTGTGCGCGGCGCTCGGCGAGGGCGACCGGGAGGCGGTGCGGCGCGGCGTCGGCGAGCCGGGCGTGCGGATGCTCGACATCGACGCGGGCTCGCGCGAGGGCGTGCACGCGGCGGCGTACAACGGCATCGCCAACTCGGTCCTGTGGTTCGTCCACCACATGCTGTACCAGACGCCGCTGGAACCGGCGTTCGGCCCGGAGTTCCGCGCGCAGTGGGCGGCGTACGAGACGTACAACCGGGCGTTCGCCGAGGCGCTGGCCGCGGAGGCCGCCCCCGGGGCCTCGGTCCTCGTGCAGGACTACCACCTGACGCTGGTGCCCGGGATGCTCCGCGAGCTGCGCGACGACGTGCGGATCGGCCACTTCTCGCACACCCCGTGGGCGCCGGCCGACTACTTCCGGATGCTGCCGGACGACGTGGCCGAGCAGGTGCTGCGCGGGATGCTCGGCGCCGACCGGCTCGGGTTCCTCACCGGGCGCTGGGCGGACGCGTTCACGGAGTGCTGTGTGCGGCTGCTCGGCGGGACGTCGGGGACGCGCATCGGGGTGCACGGCCTCGGTGCCGACGCGGACTTCCTGCGGGAGCGTTCGCGGCGGGACGACGTCGAGGAGCGGATGGCGACGCTGCGGGAGCAGATCGGCGAGGGCCGCAAGGCGATCGTGCGGGTGGACAGGACGGAGCTGTCCAAGAACATCGTGCGGGGCATGCTGGCCTACCGCGAGCTTCT
This window contains:
- a CDS encoding glucosyl-3-phosphoglycerate synthase; the encoded protein is MLEEAERWLSRRSWSVADRPLDRLAAAKRASGASVSVVLPALDEQATVGAIVSEIRRELIEKTSLVDELVVIDSGSSDRTAQVAREAGAKVVHRDEILPRIAPLPGKGEVLWRSLLVTSGDIVAFVDADLREFSADFVSGIVGPLLTDPDVAFVKAMYDRPLGEATGQGGRVTELMARPLLNMHWPLLAGFVQPLGGEYAARRSLLERLPFPVGYGVELGLLVDALHTVGLDALAQVDVGVRKHRHQDGQALGRMAAAIYRTAQVRLARGHLVRPELTQFERGERGFVPRTYAVDTEERPPMTGIAEYAHRRVA
- a CDS encoding alpha,alpha-trehalose-phosphate synthase (UDP-forming) — translated: MVSEPRTAAAQVLVASNRGPVSYSVGKDGELTAKRGGGGLVSGLSAIGDSPEDPAALWVCAALGEGDREAVRRGVGEPGVRMLDIDAGSREGVHAAAYNGIANSVLWFVHHMLYQTPLEPAFGPEFRAQWAAYETYNRAFAEALAAEAAPGASVLVQDYHLTLVPGMLRELRDDVRIGHFSHTPWAPADYFRMLPDDVAEQVLRGMLGADRLGFLTGRWADAFTECCVRLLGGTSGTRIGVHGLGADADFLRERSRRDDVEERMATLREQIGEGRKAIVRVDRTELSKNIVRGMLAYRELLETRPEWRERVVHVAFAYPSRQDLAVYREYTAEVSRVAEEINSTYGTPGWTPVILHVDDDFARSLAAYRLADVALVNPIRDGMNLVAKEVPVVSDEGCALVLSREAGAFEELGEDAIPVNPYDVTATAEALHAGLSMPVGERAERTKRLAAAATALPPAQWFLDQLHALTGDRP